One part of the Quercus lobata isolate SW786 chromosome 7, ValleyOak3.0 Primary Assembly, whole genome shotgun sequence genome encodes these proteins:
- the LOC115952677 gene encoding regulator of MON1-CCZ1 complex isoform X1, with protein MSGKASSSQSSVGLNRSSALSHVYIQYPPLRCNVPGSRGLFYDDGNKLILSPTSDQVFSWKTVPFSPLVAPTSDSISEGPILSIRYSLDAKFIAIQRSNHEVQFRHRETGETFSQRCRPESESILGFFWTDCPLCDIVFVKTSGLDLFVYNSELKSLQLVETRKLIVSWYVYTHESRLVLLASGMQCKTFNGFQLSSAGVIRLPRFDMAMAKSEANSKPVLAAEDINIVTVYGRIYCLQVDRVAMLLHSYRFYRDAVIQQGSLPIYSSKIAVSVVDNVVLVHQNDAKVVILYDIYADSRAPISAPLPLLLRGFPRFNTSVSQSSREDSGSSEANVVPDNEAVIYGDDWTFLVPEFICDVANKLLWKIHLDLEAISASSSEVPSVLEFLQRRKLEANKAKQLCLAIARTVILERSPVPMVARAMDVLVTSYSHSVKTGSYLKGIKSEKTSPSSVPHVSSPRSGADVSASRVDALEKSVKHASAAGVDNEYASDSEENPSSEPPKTNLSDLQIFDGKVDNEKLMGAETSSTEVQPTSLQHHLLEPGNNPLNAIGSEQQEAQLTSPAISPEEMYSFVFAPVEEEIVGDPSYLVAIIVEFLHSANSEKVKVHPNLYVLTIQLLVRNERYAELGLFVINKIVEPSKEVALQLLESGRQNFQTRKLGLDMLRQLSLHHDYVLFLVQDGYYLEALRYARKYKVNNVRPSLFLEAAFASNDSQHLAAILRFFSDFIPGFQNTSDHIIYYRILNEMNSSIAA; from the exons ATGTCTGGGAAAGCATCAAGTTCACAGTCTAGTGTTGGTTTGAACAGATCTAGTGCCTTGTCACATGTTTATATTCAGTATCCACCCCTACGATGCAACGTTCCTGGATCAAGGGGTTTATTCTATGATGATGGAAATAAGTTAATACTCTCCCCAACATCTGATCAG GTCTTCTCATGGAAAACTGTACCCTTTTCTCCTCTTGTTGCTCCTACATCTGATTCAATAAGTGAGGGGCCCATCTTATCTATTCGGTATTCTTTAGATGCAAAGTTTATAGCGATCCAACGATCTAATCATGAGGTGCAGTTTAGGCATAGAGAAACTGGGGAGACTTTTAGTCAGAGGTGCAGGCCAGAGTCAGAGAGTATTCTGGGGTTCTTTTGGACAGATTGTCCATTATGTGATATTGTATTTGTAAAGACCAG TGGGCTGGACTTATTTGTTTACAATTCTGAGTTGAAATCACTCCAATTGGTAGAGACAAGGAAATTGATTGTCAGTTGGTATGTTTACACGCATGAAAGCCGCTTGGTTCTTCTTGCTTCTGGAATGCAGTGCAAGACCTTCAATGGATTTCAG cTTTCATCTGCAGGGGTTATTCGCTTGCCAAGGTTTGACATGGCAATGGCTAAATCTGAGGCTAACAGTAAGCCTGTCCTAGCTGCTGAAGATATCAATATTGTCACTGT CTATGGTAGAATATACTGCTTGCAAGTTGATAGAGTTGCGATGCTCCTCCACTCATATAGGTTTTACCGTGATGCTGTCATACAACAG GGTTCTTTGCCGATTTATTCAAGCAAGATTGCTGTGAGTGTGGTTGATAATGTAGTGCTTGTTCACCAAAATGATGCGAAGGTTGTTATACTGTATGACATATATGCAGATTCTCGGGCACCCATATCTGCCCCACTCCCCCTGCTGTTGAGGGGTTTCCCCAGATTTAATACCTCTGTTTCTCAATCTAGTAGGGAAGATAGTGGAAGTTCAGAGGCTAATGTTGTACCTGACAATGAAGCAGTCATATATGGAGATGACTGGACTTTTCTCGTTCCCGAATTCATATGCGATGTTGCCAACAAGTTGCTGTGGAAGATTCATTTAGATTTGGAG GCAATTTCTGCCAGTAGCTCAGAAGTGCCATCAGTACTAGAGTTTTTGCAGCGCCGGAAGTTGGAAGCCAATAAG GCTAAACAATTGTGCTTGGCAATAGCACGCACTGTTATTCTAGAACGCAGTCCTGTGCCCATGGTTGCCAGAGCAATGGATGTTTTAGTTACCTCTTACTCCCACTCTGTCAAAACAGGCAGCTATCTTAAGGGAATAAAATCTGAGAAGACATCCCCTTCTAGTGTGCCGCATGTTAGTAGTCCTAGATCTGGAGCTGATGTATCTGCCAGTAGAGTAGATGCACTTGAAAAGTCTGTTAAACATGCATCTGCTGCTGGAGTGGACAATGAGTATGCTTCAGACTCTGAGGAGAATCCCAGCTCTGAACCACCAAAGACCAATTTAAGTGATCTTCAAATTTTTGATGGTAAAGTGGACAATGAAAAGTTAATGGGTGCTGAAACTTCTAGTACTGAAGTTCAGCCAACATCCTTACAACATCATCTTCTTGAACCAGGTAACAACCCATTGAATGCTATTGGTTCTGAGCAGCAGGAGGCTCAACTTACTTCACCAGCAATTTCACCTGAAGAGATGTACAGCTTTGTGTTTGCTCCTGTTGAGGAGGAGATAGTGGGAGACCCTTCGTACTTGGTTGCCATCATTGTTGAGTTCCTTCACAG TGCTAATTCCGAAAAGGTTAAAGTACATCCAAATCTCTATGTTTTGACCATACAATTGCTAGTGCGCAATGAGCGATATGCAGAACTTGGACTGTTTGTCATAAACAAG ATTGTTGAACCCTCCAAAGAAGTTGCATTGCAACTCCTGGAATCTGGCCGTCAGAATTTCCAAACAAGGAAGCTGGGTCTGGATATGCTAAGGCAGCTTTCTTTACATCATGACTACGTATTGTTTTTAGTGCAAGACGGTTATTATCTTGAAGCTTTACGTTATGCACGGAAGTACAAG GTCAATAATGTCCGGCCTTCATTATTTCTCGAAGCAGCATTTGCTTCCAACGACTCGCAACATCTAGCTGCAATTCTGAGGttcttttcagattttattcCTGGCTTCCAAAACACTTCTGATCACATTATATATTACCGCATTCTCAATGAGATGAACTCATCCATTGCTGCTTGA
- the LOC115952677 gene encoding regulator of MON1-CCZ1 complex isoform X2, with protein MSGKASSSQSSVGLNRSSALSHVYIQYPPLRCNVPGSRGLFYDDGNKLILSPTSDQVFSWKTVPFSPLVAPTSDSISEGPILSIRYSLDAKFIAIQRSNHEVQFRHRETGETFSQRCRPESESILGFFWTDCPLCDIVFVKTSGLDLFVYNSELKSLQLVETRKLIVSWYVYTHESRLVLLASGMQCKTFNGFQLSSAGVIRLPRFDMAMAKSEANSKPVLAAEDINIVTVYGRIYCLQVDRVAMLLHSYRFYRDAVIQQGSLPIYSSKIAVSVVDNVVLVHQNDAKVVILYDIYADSRAPISAPLPLLLRGFPRFNTSVSQSSREDSGSSEANVVPDNEAVIYGDDWTFLVPEFICDVANKLLWKIHLDLEAISASSSEVPSVLEFLQRRKLEANKAKQLCLAIARTVILERSPVPMVARAMDVLVTSYSHSVKTGSYLKGIKSEKTSPSSVPHVSSPRSGADVSASRVDALEKSVKHASAAGVDNEYASDSEENPSSEPPKTNLSDLQIFDGNNPLNAIGSEQQEAQLTSPAISPEEMYSFVFAPVEEEIVGDPSYLVAIIVEFLHSANSEKVKVHPNLYVLTIQLLVRNERYAELGLFVINKIVEPSKEVALQLLESGRQNFQTRKLGLDMLRQLSLHHDYVLFLVQDGYYLEALRYARKYKVNNVRPSLFLEAAFASNDSQHLAAILRFFSDFIPGFQNTSDHIIYYRILNEMNSSIAA; from the exons ATGTCTGGGAAAGCATCAAGTTCACAGTCTAGTGTTGGTTTGAACAGATCTAGTGCCTTGTCACATGTTTATATTCAGTATCCACCCCTACGATGCAACGTTCCTGGATCAAGGGGTTTATTCTATGATGATGGAAATAAGTTAATACTCTCCCCAACATCTGATCAG GTCTTCTCATGGAAAACTGTACCCTTTTCTCCTCTTGTTGCTCCTACATCTGATTCAATAAGTGAGGGGCCCATCTTATCTATTCGGTATTCTTTAGATGCAAAGTTTATAGCGATCCAACGATCTAATCATGAGGTGCAGTTTAGGCATAGAGAAACTGGGGAGACTTTTAGTCAGAGGTGCAGGCCAGAGTCAGAGAGTATTCTGGGGTTCTTTTGGACAGATTGTCCATTATGTGATATTGTATTTGTAAAGACCAG TGGGCTGGACTTATTTGTTTACAATTCTGAGTTGAAATCACTCCAATTGGTAGAGACAAGGAAATTGATTGTCAGTTGGTATGTTTACACGCATGAAAGCCGCTTGGTTCTTCTTGCTTCTGGAATGCAGTGCAAGACCTTCAATGGATTTCAG cTTTCATCTGCAGGGGTTATTCGCTTGCCAAGGTTTGACATGGCAATGGCTAAATCTGAGGCTAACAGTAAGCCTGTCCTAGCTGCTGAAGATATCAATATTGTCACTGT CTATGGTAGAATATACTGCTTGCAAGTTGATAGAGTTGCGATGCTCCTCCACTCATATAGGTTTTACCGTGATGCTGTCATACAACAG GGTTCTTTGCCGATTTATTCAAGCAAGATTGCTGTGAGTGTGGTTGATAATGTAGTGCTTGTTCACCAAAATGATGCGAAGGTTGTTATACTGTATGACATATATGCAGATTCTCGGGCACCCATATCTGCCCCACTCCCCCTGCTGTTGAGGGGTTTCCCCAGATTTAATACCTCTGTTTCTCAATCTAGTAGGGAAGATAGTGGAAGTTCAGAGGCTAATGTTGTACCTGACAATGAAGCAGTCATATATGGAGATGACTGGACTTTTCTCGTTCCCGAATTCATATGCGATGTTGCCAACAAGTTGCTGTGGAAGATTCATTTAGATTTGGAG GCAATTTCTGCCAGTAGCTCAGAAGTGCCATCAGTACTAGAGTTTTTGCAGCGCCGGAAGTTGGAAGCCAATAAG GCTAAACAATTGTGCTTGGCAATAGCACGCACTGTTATTCTAGAACGCAGTCCTGTGCCCATGGTTGCCAGAGCAATGGATGTTTTAGTTACCTCTTACTCCCACTCTGTCAAAACAGGCAGCTATCTTAAGGGAATAAAATCTGAGAAGACATCCCCTTCTAGTGTGCCGCATGTTAGTAGTCCTAGATCTGGAGCTGATGTATCTGCCAGTAGAGTAGATGCACTTGAAAAGTCTGTTAAACATGCATCTGCTGCTGGAGTGGACAATGAGTATGCTTCAGACTCTGAGGAGAATCCCAGCTCTGAACCACCAAAGACCAATTTAAGTGATCTTCAAATTTTTGATG GTAACAACCCATTGAATGCTATTGGTTCTGAGCAGCAGGAGGCTCAACTTACTTCACCAGCAATTTCACCTGAAGAGATGTACAGCTTTGTGTTTGCTCCTGTTGAGGAGGAGATAGTGGGAGACCCTTCGTACTTGGTTGCCATCATTGTTGAGTTCCTTCACAG TGCTAATTCCGAAAAGGTTAAAGTACATCCAAATCTCTATGTTTTGACCATACAATTGCTAGTGCGCAATGAGCGATATGCAGAACTTGGACTGTTTGTCATAAACAAG ATTGTTGAACCCTCCAAAGAAGTTGCATTGCAACTCCTGGAATCTGGCCGTCAGAATTTCCAAACAAGGAAGCTGGGTCTGGATATGCTAAGGCAGCTTTCTTTACATCATGACTACGTATTGTTTTTAGTGCAAGACGGTTATTATCTTGAAGCTTTACGTTATGCACGGAAGTACAAG GTCAATAATGTCCGGCCTTCATTATTTCTCGAAGCAGCATTTGCTTCCAACGACTCGCAACATCTAGCTGCAATTCTGAGGttcttttcagattttattcCTGGCTTCCAAAACACTTCTGATCACATTATATATTACCGCATTCTCAATGAGATGAACTCATCCATTGCTGCTTGA